GTAGGATTTGTCGTATTACTTGCTCTAGTTGTCTTAATCGGGTATGACATTATCGTATTTTAATGAAAAAGGTCTAACTTACTTATTCCTGTAAGTTAGACCTTTTGTTTAATTTATTTATGAGTTATCACCAAGTTTTAAGCTGATAATGTTTAATGTAATTCCTCAATTAATTCAACTTCCAGCCACTTTCTTACGCTATTAATAAACCAAATTTTCGGAGATTTTTCCAAGTCAGATAGGGTTAGAGTTTTTTCTTGTATCACACCTTCTTTGATTAACACCTCACGGAAAGTACCCGCCAATAATCCGCTATTAACAGGGGGTGTCCATAATGAGCCGTCTATTTCTAAGACTACGTTTCCGTTTGTAAACTCAGTTAACTCCCGATCTTCATTCCAAAGAAGTACATCAAACACATGAGGTTCCTCTTTTTGAAACTTAGAGTAAATTTGCCGATTCGATGTTTTGTGATATAAGAATAGATGATTCCGATCAACTGGTTCCTTGGCAAGTGAAACTTTTATAGATGACTTTGGCTTTTGAATTGGTTGTCCTTCTATCGTAAATTCACCGCTTTTATCTAAAAGAAACCGTACTTTCAATGAATCCAGAGGATTTCGTCTTGCAAAATCAGCTAAAGTCTTTTTAATCTTATTTTCTTTAAAAGTGAATCCAAAATATTGAGCCGATTGATTTATGCGATTGAGATGTTCCTCTAACAGGAAATACTCGCCCCTGTTTAAAAGAATACTCTCTAATAATTGAAATTCAGGTCTATCTTCTTCGAGAATTTTAGATTTCGCAAGAATTTCATGGTATTCCCCCTGGAACGTTGAGTCCCATGTAATTCCCCCTCCGACCCCATATGTGGCTTGACCAGACTGCTTTTCAATTACCACTGTTCTGATAGGTACATTAAAAATCGCCTCTTTATTTGGAGAGATATAGCCAATTGCACCACAATACACGTTACGTGGTGTCGTTTCTAACTCGGCAATAATATTCATCGTGCTGATCTTTGGAGCACCTGTGATCGAACCACATGGAAAAAGGGCTTTAAAAATATCGACAATTTGAGTATGGGCTGGAACTTTTGCTGTTATGGTTGAGGTCATTTGATGAACGGTTGGGTATTGTTCTATTTCAAATAACTTTGTGACTTCGACCGAACCAGGTTCCGCAATTATGCCTAAGTCATTTCTTAGCAAATCAACAATCATTACATTCTCAGCCCGATTTTTTTCTGATTGATACAGCCAGCTTGCATTTTGCTGATCTTCTTCAAATGATTTCCCTCTTTTTATGGTTCCTTTCATTGGTCGGGTTGTAATGGTTTCTCCTTTTAAATGGAAGAACAGTTCAGGTGATGCAGATAAAATACTATGATCCTCCGTTTGGATAAAAGCACTGTAATTGGAAGCTTGTGCTCTTTTCATTTTTTCAAACAGTGAGAGCTCATCACCATCGAATCGGGATTTTAGACGAATCGTATAGTTAGTCTGATAGGTATCGCCACTTTCGATGGATTGTTTTATAAAGGAAATTGCCGCACGATACTCATCTAAACTAACATTCGGTTTCCATTCGGTTAGAACATAGGGATCATTGCCAGTTAGGTTTTTTAATTGTGGCTCTGAAAAAATACCAAACCAAAGAAAAGGCATGGTTGTAGGATGCTTCAACTTATAGGCAGAATCAAAGGCAGCGGCACTTTCATAGGAAAGGAACCCAGCTGCATAATAACCGTTATTGACTGCATCCTGAACAAGCTGAAAGCTAGGCAAGACGTCTTCAATTTTCTCGGCAGAAATCACCTTTATTGGGTCTGAAAATGTAAGTGGTGTTATGACACCATCCAAAGAAGCAAATTCGAATGATAAAAATGGTTTTTGTTTATTATTTGGCATTTTCATGTTCCTTTGATGTTTTTATAAAGAAATTCCGTAACATCTGCAATCCGTTTTCTGTGAGAATCGATTCGGGATGAAATTGAACGCCTTCTACTTTAAAGTGCTTATGCCTAATCCCCATAATTTCCCCATCCTCACTTCTTGCACTGATTTCCAAGCAATGGGGAAGTGTGGAATTATCAACGACTAATGAGTGATATCTTGCTACTTGTAAGGGGGATGGTATGTCACGATAGATACTCTGCTGATCATGTTTAATCAATGAAATTTTCCCATGCATAGGCTTCAATGCTTTTTTTATGGTACCGCCAAATGCCTGAGCAATAATCTGTTGACCTAGGCACACACCTAATATCGGCAGCTTTTGATAATAATTAGTAACAATATCTAAGCAAATACCAGCTGAATCAGGATTGCCAGGTCCAGGTGATAAAAGTATATATTCAGGTTTCATTTCTTCAATCTGTTGGGTTGACAGCTGGTCATTACGAAGGACCACAACGTCTTTGCCAATCGTTTGAATGTATTGAACCAAATTAAAAGTAAAAGAATCATAGTTATCAATCACTAAGATCATATAATAGCTGCCTCCATTCCAGTTTAAATATTGTATTTTTTTCTCTAATTAATCAAGATGTTTTTTTTATGGAAAAATAAATCACAACAAGATAAAAACCACTAAAGCAAAAGCCTTAGTGGTTAATTTCCTAACTGTTCAAGCTGATTTAGTGTATTTTGCAGGTTTTGGAACGTTTGCATGAGCTCTGAATCCATTAATTCATTTAATTGGAACTGTCCTTGTTCAATTTTTTCTAATGAAGAATCTATAGCTGCCTCAATCGTTTGGTTATAGCCTTCGATGGTTTGATGAATATCTTCAGCTATGCCTGGTGGATTAAGAGCATTAAATTCTTGAATTTCTTCCTGCATCATTTGCAGCTGTTCCTCTAGATTAGCTAATACATTCGGATCAGATGCCGCTTGTTCAGCTAAAGCAGGGACATCGTTGGCAAACTGATTGGCTTCATTAACATAATCCGTGGCTTCATTGACATAATCTAATGTATTATTCACATCTTCCAACAGTGAACATCCGCTTAGGAAGAGTAACAAAGCAAATAGACTAATCCATTTCTTCAATGGGAATCCTCCTTATAAGAAATTTTTTCTATACATACATACGAAATGAAAGCTCTAAAGTTTCATATTCCCTTTTTCACCAATATAAAACGCTAGCTTTCCCTGTGGATGTATGAACCGAAAAAAATCGAAGGAAAATAATTGACAGTTCATGAAAAAAGAATTATAGTTAAACACGTTAATAGTTCAACAGTTTAACTAAATTCAAGAAAGGTGATTGATACATGGAAAAAAACCAAACTATGGAGTTAATCGATCGCTATGTATCTGTCTCGTTTCAAGTAACCAATAAGGCAGAAGCGTTAATAAACAATGCAATTGGAGCTGACCTAACTTACGATCAGCACTATATTCTTCGCTATATCCATAATGCTGGAAAGTGTACATCTACAGAATTGGCAGAAGCATTTGATGTAAACAAAAGTGCAATTACTGCCATCATAACCAGATTGACGAACAGGGAACTGATTAAAAGAACGAGGGATCCTGAAGATCGTCGGGTAGTCTATCTTACTTTGACTGAAAAAGGGAATGAGCTTTTTTCACAGACACAGCAGAAGGTACAAAAGCTGTTAAAAAGCATTATTACCCAATTTAACGATGAAGAGATTGCCGCTTTTATTCAAACCTATGAAAAACTTTTACAAGTTATAACTAACATCCAAGAGAAAGGGGAATTGAAATGAGAGCCATTTTAAAGGGAAAATGGTTTGTCATCATTGCGTGGATTTCTGTTACATTCCTTTTATTTGTTACTTCACCAAACATGGCGGATCTTGTACGGGAAAAAGGTCAAATTGCTGTTCCAGACGGGATGCAATCAACAACAGCACAGCAAATTCTTGCAGAAGTGCAGGAAGATGAGGGAAGCGGAGAAACATCTCAGGTTGCTTTAGCTTTTCATAGTGAAGAAAAATTGACAGCAAAAGAAATAGAAGAAGCAGAACGAGCGATTCAATTACTAAATGACCATGCTAATCAAATAGGCATTACCAATATTTTGACCCATTTTACGAACGAAAGTTTGGAAAGTGAATTAGTTTCAAAAGATGGAAAAACAATTTTAGCTTCAATTGAAATTAATATGGAGGGCAAGGAGCTGAAAGAGGTATCAGAGGCCCTTTATGACACGATTGATTCTGTCGAAGTCGATCACGATTACACAAGTGAATGGATGATTAATGAAGATTTAGTGACGAATTCACAGGAGGGACTTAAGAAAACCGAGGGGATTACGGTCGTCTTTATTTTAGTTGTATTGCTGCTCGTATTCCGATCAGCGGTCACACCGTTCATCCCTCTTATTACGGTAGGATTCTCTTATTTAGTCTCTCAATCTATTGTTGCTTTTTTAGTAGATACAGTTGATTTTCCGCTTTCAACCTTTACACAAATTTTCTTAGTGGCCATTTTATTTGGTATTGGGACTGACTACTGTATTTTATTACTGAGCCGGTTTAAAGAGGAATTGGCTCATAATGAGGATATATCTGAAGCGATTATTACTACGTATCGAAATGCAGGGAGAACGGTCCTTTTTAGCGGATTAGCCGTCCTAGTAGGCTTCTCAACTATTGGTCTATCAACTTTCAAACTTTATCAATCAGCAGCAGCTGTAGCAATCGGCGTATTGGTTCTTTTGGTCGCACTGTTCACCATTGTTCCATTTTTTATGGCTATTTTAGGAAAAAAGCTATTTTGGCCGGCGAAAGGCAGCCTTGAACATAAAGAAAGCAAAATCTGGGGGGCAGCAGGAAACTTCTCTTTAAGACGTCCCCTCATTTCATTAATATTAGTTGCGGCTGTTGCGGTTCCGTTTTTATTAGCATATGATGGAGACCTTTCCTTCAACTCGCTAGAAGAGATGCCGGAGGACGTGGCATCAGTAAAAGCATTTAATATAATTGCGGACAGCTTTGGACCTGGTGAATCAATGGCGACTCAGGTTGTGATCAAAAATGATGAGGCTATGAACTCAAATGAATACATCGGCTTAATTGAGGAAATGAGCAGAGAACTGGAAAAAATCGATTATGTTGAAAAGGTTCGGTCAGTAACGAGACCAACAGGAGAACCAATTGAGGATTTATACGTGTCCAATCAAGCAGAAGTGCTCGGCAACGGCCTTGAAGAAGGGAACAAAGGAATTCAGGAAATTAGTGAAGGCTTAGATGAAGCAACAAGCCAATTATCTGGTTCAGAACCAGATCTTGTTGAAGCAACGAATGGAATTGAAGAGCTCATTTCAGGTACGAATGAGCTGAAAGCAGGTATGGAGCAGCTTCAAAATCACTTAGGTGATATTGAACAAGGTCTTCGTTCAGGAGCAATCGGTTCTAATGAAATTAAACAAGGGTTAGAAGAAATTAAAGCAAGCGCAGAAGAGCTTTTGGAAGGAAGTAAAACTCTGCTTGCCGGTTATGAAGATATTGAAGAAGGATTAACGGCTCTTGAAGAACAGTATCAAGGCATAGGAGAAGGACTATCTGCTCTTTCTAATAGTTTAGTAAATATAGATCAATATTTTACTAGTTTAGAGTCAAACTATGAAGGGATTGCTCAAGATCCTGATTATAATCAGTTGAAAACCATAGTTCTAACCGCTAAAGACCAATCCAGCCAGCTCTCTGCAGGGCTAAATCAGCTGAATGGAGCTCTCGCTGGTGTTAGCGGCGGCATTAACGAGGCAAACCGATCTTTCCAAACAATCAATAACGGAAATGAACAGCTGGTATCCGGAATGAATGAGGTTATCGCTGGTATAGAAGAATTAAATACAGGGCTGGAGGCAGCGGCGGATGGTCAGGAGCAAATCGTTGATCAATTACCTGCCTTTACAGAGGGCCTAACTGGCATTAACGGAGGACAGCAACAAATCCTTGACGGCTTTTCTAATCTAGGCAGTCAAATGTCCGAGTTAACCAATGGACTGGACATGAGTGTAGATGGCTTAAATCAAGTTGCGAGCGGGTTAGGTTCGGCACAAGACTATTTAACTGGTATCGCATCAAATGATCAAATTACATCAGTTTATATTCCTGAAGAGGTATTAAATAGTGAAGAGTTTGAAGAATCCCTTGATGCGTATATGTCAAATAACCGAAAAGTAGTCACTTTTGATGTTGTCTTTGGTGTCAATCCGTATTCAAATGAAGCCATCAATCAAATTGAAACAGTAGAAAGTACAATTAAGACAGTAACGAAAGATACAAAGCTAGAAAATGCAGAGGTCGCAATTGGCGGTGTTTCAAGCAGTCAAGCCGATTTAAATGAGGTTTCTGATGCTGATTACACTCGGACAGTAGTCCTTATGCTGGCCGGGATATTCCTTGTCTTAGTAATCTTGTTAAAATCTTTCATTATGCCGGTTTATTTAATTGGCTCGCTTATTTTTACGTATTTTACATCGATGGCCATTACCGAAGTAGTATTCGTAAATATTTTAGGATATACAGGCATTAGCTGGGCAGTTCCGTTCTTTGGCTTTGTTATTTTAATTGCATTGGGAATTGACTATAGTATTTTCTTAATGGACCGTTTTAATGAAAATAGAGGAATGTCCGTTGAAGAAGCGCTGCTGCTTGCGATGAGAAAAATGGGAACAGTCATCATTTCAGCTGCCATTATTTTAGGTGGAACCTTTGCTGCAATGATGCCATCAGGAGTCCTATCCTTATTAGAAATTGCTACGATTACTTTAACGGGATTAATTCTATATGCAGTCATTGTATTGCCGTTGCTTGTCCCTGTAATGGTTAAAACATTCGGGAAAGCGAACTGGTGGCCGTTTATAAACTGAAACAGAGGGACGGTTCTTGCGTTTCTGAAACGCAAGAACCGTCCCCTTGTTTCATATAAGTATATTATTATATAATAATAGATGATTTGGAGGTGAAAGAGTTGGAAAGTGAAAGAACAGTAAGCATTGACCAAGCTGCAATCATCCTTAAATTACTTGGGGATTCAACAAGGCTGACCATGGTTAAAACATTGTCTGAAGACGAGTGTTGTGTTTGTGAATTTGTCGAACTCCTTCAAATGAGCCAGCCTGCGATCAGTCAGCATATTAGAAAGCTAAAGGATGCTGGCCTAATCAAAGAACGAAGAAAGGGGCAGTGGATTTTTTATTCTTTAAATCATGATCATGAGTTAATGGATATTATTCTTCCTATTCTCACCCATTTACCAAGTCAAAAAGAAAAATTAGTCGAATTAGAAAAAAGCGGAAAAAGGATTTCTTGTTGCTAGGGAGGATTTACAGAAATGATTGAGACCATCCTCGCCTCCATCATATTTTTAGTTACACTTATCCTGATTATTTGGCAGCCAAAAGGATTAGGGATCGGTTGGACTGCCTGTGGAGGCGCTATTCTTGCACTGTTAGTTAACGTGGTATCATTTCAGGACGTTCTGGAAGTTACCGACATGGTATGGAATGCAACGTTAACATTTGTCGCTCTAATTATTATTTCCCTAATTTTAGATGAAATTGGATTTTTTGAATGGGCTGCCTTGCACATGGCTCGTATTGCCGGTGGGAATGGGCTCAAAATGTTTATCCTAGTCACTCTGTTAGGGGCAATTGTTGCAGCTTTATTTGCAAACGATGGTGCCGCGCTCATTTTAACACCGATTGTACTAGCGATGGTGCGGGCGTTAAAGCTAAGGGAAATTATGATTTTACCCTTTGTCATGGCGAGCGGATTTATCGCAGATACTACTTCGCTTCCGTTTATAGTGAGTAACTTAGTGAATATTGTTTCAGCTGATGTTTTTGGTATTGGCTTTTTGGAATATGCTATTCATATGGCTGTACCTAACCTCTTTAGTTTGTCAGCCAGCATTCTGGTCTTATATTTGTTTTTTAGAAAATTCATTCCCAAAACGTATGAGATAGAGCATCTAAAAAAGCCAACAGAAGCCATTCGTGATCTGAGACTATTTAAAATCTCGTGGTTTGTCTTAGCTGTATTGTTAATCGGCTACTTCACTAGTGAGATTATTGAGATTCCTGTTTCTTTCATAGCTGGTGCGATAGCGATATTATTTTTATTAATATCAAAGAGAAGTTCAGCTGTTGATATTGGGACCATAGTAAAAGGGGCTCCATGGAATATTGTTTTCTTCTCAATTGGGATGTATGTCGTTGTATATGGACTTAGGAATGTTGGGTTAACGAGTGTATTAGCAGATTTGATACAGGCTGTATCCGAGCAAGGTCTATATGCAGCAACAATCGGAATGGGGTTCATCGCTGCGATCCTTTCATCACTTATGAATAATATGCCTACCGTTATGATTGATGCACTGGCAATCAGTGAAACAAATACCACTGGAGCCGTAAGAGAGGCATTAATTTACGCCAACGTGATTGGATCAGATTTAGGGCCAAAAATCACGCCAATCGGATCATTAGCAACCCTGCTCTGGCTTCATGTATTGAGTCAAAAAGGTGTGAAAATCACATGGGGCTACTATTTTAGAGTTGGTATTATTTTAACGATTCCAACCCTGCTTATAACGTTAACTGGTTTATATATTTGGCTTGTAATCTTATCTTAAAGGAGAGTTAAGAAAAATGAAGAAAAAGTCGATTTATTTTCTCTGTACCGGTAACTCATGCAGAAGTCAAATGGCTGAAGGCTGGGGGAAAAAGTTACTAGGGGAAGAATGGCAGGTTAAGAGTGCAGGGATTGAAGCGCATGGTCTAAACCCAAATGCAGTAAAAGCTATGAATGAAGTCGGAATTGATATCTCAGATCAGACTTCAGATTTAATTGATATGGACATATTAAATCATGCTGATTTAGTAGTGACCCTCTGTGGCGATGCAGCTGACAAATGTCCTTTGACACCGCCTCATGTAAAAAGAGTTCACTGGGGCTTTGATGACCCAGCTAAAGCTGAAGGAACGGAAGAAGAAAAATGGCAGGTCTTCCAAAGAGTCCGTGATGAAATTGGAGAGCGAATTGAGAGGTTCGCAAAGACAGGTGAATAAATGCAGCATAGGGATGGTTCTCGCGTTTCATAAACACAAGAACCGTCCCTATGTTTTCCCCGCACAAAAATATTGCCGCTTCATACATAGATTCCATGCAAATATGTAAAAGTATGTAAAAGAGGTGATATTTTTGCCGAAATTCCTGCCACTATTATTCCTTTTGCTAGTGGCCACGAGCTGTGAGGGTCCAAACGAGACTGTCAATCCTCCTCCGCCTATTACGAATGAACAGGAAGGCATTCTGGTAGGACAAAATCCTTTTCACTATTCTTTTTTTGAACTGGATGTGAAATATCATGGGATCGATGATAAGCTTTTGGCACAATACCGCTTTATCGAAGATGAAGTATTTGCCAAATATTCAGACCATGACGAAAATGTTGATCTCGATGGTGAGGAGGCGTTTCAATTATTAAAGCCAAAATTAACCGCTCTTTCTTTAACAAAAGAAACTAGTGCTAATCAGCTTATGACCCGCCTGTTTGAGCAATTCCCAATTCGTAACGACTTTCGTCTTGTCGAGGTTAAGGTTCGGTTTATGGATGGAGAAGAAAAAGTGTTTAAACGATTCCATGATGAGGCGCAGGAATTATATTCCAAAGTAAAATAGCACAAGTTTTTGCCATGTTCGAGACATAATGAAACAAGAAAGAAGGGTGAAAAATGGAAACCTCTTTACCAGAAGATTATCATCCAGGCCAAGTTGTATACGTTATGTATCGAAACCCGCATACCCAAAGTGTAGCAACCATTCAGGAGGCAGCTATTGTAAACGATCCGTATCAGCCAAATCAGTTGGCCCTCTTTATTTTTGATACGTTTTATCCGGTTACAAATGAGCTTGCTATCTTTAAAACAAGAGAAGAAGCAGAAGAAGCGTACCAGGATTATTTTGGCTGAGAGTAGGGGATATGTATGCTTAAGCCGTTTGTACCCCAACTGGTTTATTTTGAACCCCAAGCTCTTGAGTATCCTTTAGGAAAGGAACTCAAAGAAAAATTTGAGGATATGGGGCTTGAGATCCGATACACAACTTCACATAACCAGGTTCGTAATATACCTGGAGACACTCATTTTCAAAGGTATCGGAATGCTAAATCAACGTTGGTGGTGGGAATTCGAAGAACTTTAAAATTTGATACATCTAAGCCTTCTGCCGAATATGCGATCCCGTTTGCTACCGGATGTATGGGACATTGTCATTATTGCTACCTGCAAACCACGATGGGAAGTAAACCGTATATCCGTACTTATGTCAATGTGGAAGAAATCTTAGAGCAGGCGGAAAAATATATGCAGGAACGGGCACCGGAGATTACCCGGTTTGAAGCAGCCTGTACATCCGATATAGTTGGAATTGATCATTTAACACACACGTTAAAAAGAGCGATTGAGTACTTTGGAAACAGTGAATACGGGAAGCTTCGCTTTGTTACGAAATTTCATCATGTCGATCATTTGTTAGATGCCAAACATAACGGGAAAACCCGTTTTCGTTTCAGTATCAATGCGGATTATGTTATTAAATATTTTGAACCGGGTACTTCCCCGTTAGCTAAAAGAATAGAAGCTGCCGTAAAAGTGGCACAAGCGGGATATCCTCTAGGATTTATTGTAGCCCCTATTTATTTGCATGAGGGGTGGAAGGAAGGCTACAAAGAGTTATTTAAAAAACTCGATGAAGCATTGCCAAAAGAGACGAGAAAGGATATCACATTTGAACTGATCCAGCACCGGTTTACCAAGCCAGCCAAGCGTGTCATACAGCAAAATTATCCGATGACTAAGCTTGAACTGGATGAAGAAAAACGCAAATATAAATGGGGGCGGTATGGGATCGGAAAATATGTTTACCAAAATGATGAACAAGAAGAAATTGAGCATACTTTAAGTAAATATGTTGAAAAATACTTTCCTGATGCAAAAATAGAGTATTTTACATAAAAAAAGAGTGGTGAATAATATGGAACCAGAAGAACTGGATGCCGTAGTGAAAATCATTGAAACAGTAGAATTTAAGGATGTCGAAATAAATCAGGATGGCCAAGCCCCTATTCATGCTCATCTTTATGGAAGAGAAGAATTTAAAGAGGGTCAAATCGGTTACCGGGTAGATGCGGATTGGAACTCGATCCTTGGAGACGAAGAGGGAGACTGGCAAGATGATTGGTATGTCATCGGATATAACTTAGATACAGGTGATCCCTTATTTGTTGATGTTACTGAAGTAGAATTCCCTGTCTTTACCGCAGAAAATGGGAAGGGAGAATGGAATCCTACGCGGTTGTTTAATTCGCTAGATGACGTGATCAATCATGTGAAAGAAGGAGATTCTTAATCAGGTCAGCTCCCTAATTACTAGGGGACTGACTTTTTTTGTCCTATTTTGCAGTTTTTTATAAATTTTCAAAAGATTTTGTAAAAAATATAGGACAAATGACCCTCTTCTTGAATAAAATAGAGAAAGGGGGAGTGTCTTTTGAAAAGCAAACTTTACTTTTATCCATCTATTGTTATCTTCATCATCATTTTATTGTATACCACAATCCTTCATCAAAATGATTCTATTACTGTTCAAGCTGATATTGATTCAAATGAACAGTTATATACCCCGCTTGAAAGCGATGGAAAAACGCTTCACATCTACTATTTTTATCTAGATTATGTTCAAAAATCAGGTTCCTCTATGCTAATTTATACCCCAGAAGGCTACTCCGTATTAATTGATGCAGGGATTACAGAATCCTCTTCCCTTTTATCCGGTTATTTAAATCATTTAGGAATTGAAAAGATTGATGCAGCTATTGCTACCCATCCTCACCATGATCATATTGGCGGCTATTTGCGATTACTGGATGAGGATAAAATAAGGCAATTTTATATGCCTAATGTCGATCATGTATCTGACATTTACCAGGAGTGGATAGAAAAAATAGGGGAGCATGCGATTCCTTATGAGTTCCTTTATGCCAACCAATCTATAAAATTAGGAAATTCTTTAACTATAAAAGTGTTAAATCCTTCGGAAAACCAATTAAAAACGTTAGATGGCAGCTATTCTGTAGCAGATATTAATAATCTCTCTCTTGTTTTAAAATTGGAATATGGAAACCATAGCTTTTTATTTACAGGCGATATATATGATGAACAGGAAGAAAAACTGATTGCATCGTATGGGGATGAATTAAAGGCGACAGTAGTGGAAGCTCCGCATCACGGAGGGAGAACTTCTTCATCAACGAATTTTATCCGACAGGTATCTCCGGAATATGTAATCATGAATGCCAATGTGTTGCAAAGCTTGTCGATCTTAAGAAGGTACGAGATATTGGGTGTCTCCGTTCTTCCTACTGATATTTATGGAACCGTTCATCTCCAGACCGATGGGGAAACCTTGAAAATAATGACTGAATATAATAGTCCTCCAACTGATAAAATGAGACACATTCCTCCAAGCTAATCATTCAGCAGAGGTATCTTAGCTTGACTCTTTTCCTCCCGTGCCAGATTTTATATAATAGTATAGATAATCAAAACTTTAACACTAGGAGATGCTAGTAGTGAATTTAGGATTTGGCGAAGCGATTGTTATATTAATTGTAGGGTTATTAATTTTTGGACCATCAAAATTACCTAGTCTCGGCCGAGCAGCTGGTAAAACGATCCACGAATTTCGACGCGGTATGAGAGAAATCATGGAAGATACTGATAAAGGAAAACAATAACGATTTCCCAATAGGGGAGTCGTATTTTTTTTGTATATACAAACAGTGAGACTTGCTATAATGGGTACACAATCAATTGATGTAAGGAGACCTGAGCCAATGGGGAATGTCGTATATGAAAGAAAAAAAAGCACAAGTGGAAGGATTCTAAAGCTATCTTTGTTCGTCCTGATCGGCTTTATTGTAATACTTCTTGCTTTGCCCGGACAAAAAGCAGATCCTCACCCCTTTCTTAAGACGGATAAGCCGTTGGTGATC
This DNA window, taken from Bacillus oleivorans, encodes the following:
- the arsC gene encoding arsenate reductase (thioredoxin); the protein is MKKKSIYFLCTGNSCRSQMAEGWGKKLLGEEWQVKSAGIEAHGLNPNAVKAMNEVGIDISDQTSDLIDMDILNHADLVVTLCGDAADKCPLTPPHVKRVHWGFDDPAKAEGTEEEKWQVFQRVRDEIGERIERFAKTGE
- a CDS encoding twin-arginine translocase TatA/TatE family subunit, coding for MLVVNLGFGEAIVILIVGLLIFGPSKLPSLGRAAGKTIHEFRRGMREIMEDTDKGKQ
- a CDS encoding YusW family protein, encoding MPKFLPLLFLLLVATSCEGPNETVNPPPPITNEQEGILVGQNPFHYSFFELDVKYHGIDDKLLAQYRFIEDEVFAKYSDHDENVDLDGEEAFQLLKPKLTALSLTKETSANQLMTRLFEQFPIRNDFRLVEVKVRFMDGEEKVFKRFHDEAQELYSKVK
- a CDS encoding ComEC/Rec2 family competence protein, whose translation is MKSKLYFYPSIVIFIIILLYTTILHQNDSITVQADIDSNEQLYTPLESDGKTLHIYYFYLDYVQKSGSSMLIYTPEGYSVLIDAGITESSSLLSGYLNHLGIEKIDAAIATHPHHDHIGGYLRLLDEDKIRQFYMPNVDHVSDIYQEWIEKIGEHAIPYEFLYANQSIKLGNSLTIKVLNPSENQLKTLDGSYSVADINNLSLVLKLEYGNHSFLFTGDIYDEQEEKLIASYGDELKATVVEAPHHGGRTSSSTNFIRQVSPEYVIMNANVLQSLSILRRYEILGVSVLPTDIYGTVHLQTDGETLKIMTEYNSPPTDKMRHIPPS
- the splB gene encoding spore photoproduct lyase, translated to MLKPFVPQLVYFEPQALEYPLGKELKEKFEDMGLEIRYTTSHNQVRNIPGDTHFQRYRNAKSTLVVGIRRTLKFDTSKPSAEYAIPFATGCMGHCHYCYLQTTMGSKPYIRTYVNVEEILEQAEKYMQERAPEITRFEAACTSDIVGIDHLTHTLKRAIEYFGNSEYGKLRFVTKFHHVDHLLDAKHNGKTRFRFSINADYVIKYFEPGTSPLAKRIEAAVKVAQAGYPLGFIVAPIYLHEGWKEGYKELFKKLDEALPKETRKDITFELIQHRFTKPAKRVIQQNYPMTKLELDEEKRKYKWGRYGIGKYVYQNDEQEEIEHTLSKYVEKYFPDAKIEYFT
- a CDS encoding transcriptional regulator SplA domain-containing protein; protein product: METSLPEDYHPGQVVYVMYRNPHTQSVATIQEAAIVNDPYQPNQLALFIFDTFYPVTNELAIFKTREEAEEAYQDYFG